Proteins from one Patescibacteria group bacterium genomic window:
- a CDS encoding glycosyltransferase family 4 protein, with translation MRLLMITRKVDKDDGLAGFSFNWVKKLANNIENLDVICLEKGNIEGLPDNVSVYSLGKENGKNRLREFWRFQKLAIKLVPHVDGVFAHQNPEYGLLISFWTKLFRKRLIAWYAHGSVSMRLRLLNFLADKIITSTPSGFKLSSNKLIILHQGIDTEMFAYTNKVSDGTLKFLSVSRISSTKNIHLMIDLVRELKLEYNKKIIFNIIGESSLGRDKKYLQKLKKQVLDQGLDADVRFLGSVANYKTPEHYQWADVFLNFSNTASLDKTILEAMSCGTLVLTSNESAKVILSKINKALCLEDMSKASSKILEIEVLDRDALGKKLREVVKNEHGLDDLMKKIIFQFR, from the coding sequence ATGAGACTACTGATGATTACTAGAAAGGTAGATAAAGACGATGGTTTGGCCGGTTTTAGTTTTAATTGGGTCAAAAAATTGGCTAATAATATAGAAAATCTGGATGTGATTTGTCTGGAAAAGGGGAATATAGAAGGCCTACCTGACAATGTGTCTGTATATTCTCTGGGCAAAGAAAACGGCAAAAATCGTCTTAGGGAATTTTGGCGTTTTCAAAAACTAGCTATCAAACTAGTACCTCATGTTGATGGAGTGTTTGCTCATCAAAATCCTGAATACGGGTTGCTCATTTCTTTTTGGACCAAGCTTTTTAGAAAAAGATTAATTGCTTGGTATGCTCATGGATCTGTATCAATGCGTCTTAGATTGTTAAATTTTTTGGCCGACAAAATAATAACATCTACCCCTTCTGGTTTTAAATTATCTAGTAATAAGTTAATTATTCTCCACCAGGGGATTGATACTGAAATGTTTGCTTATACAAATAAGGTCAGCGATGGTACTTTAAAATTTTTATCTGTTAGTAGAATATCTTCTACCAAGAATATTCATCTGATGATTGATTTGGTAAGGGAGTTAAAGTTAGAATATAACAAAAAAATTATTTTTAATATTATTGGTGAATCTAGTTTGGGTAGGGATAAAAAATATTTACAAAAATTAAAAAAACAAGTTTTAGATCAAGGTTTAGACGCTGATGTCAGATTTTTAGGTTCAGTAGCTAATTATAAAACACCTGAACATTATCAATGGGCCGATGTATTTTTGAATTTTAGTAATACTGCTAGTTTAGATAAAACAATTTTAGAAGCTATGAGTTGTGGTACTTTAGTACTTACTTCCAATGAATCAGCTAAAGTTATTCTTAGCAAGATAAATAAAGCACTATGTTTGGAAGATATGAGCAAAGCTAGTAGTAAGATATTAGAGATAGAGGTTTTAGATAGAGATGCTTTGGGCAAAAAATTGAGAGAAGTAGTAAAAAATGAACATGGCCTGGATGATTTAATGAAAAAAATTATTTTTCAGTTTAGATAA
- a CDS encoding polyprenol monophosphomannose synthase — MKYLVVIPTYNEKENISDLIIAIKNLSLSLDILIVDDNSPDNTAGLVENLQNKYSDSLFLKKRPGKLGLGSAYQEAFEFAREKKYDFVISMDADFSHNPKDIIKLVEQSQNFDIVLASRKIKGGQIVGWNAWRHLTSNGAMAISRLILSLNTKDVTAGFKCYNRKFLDFLKDKKIKSNGYAFQIEMIYIAEKNNFRIKEIPSVFLDREKGKSKLSAKDAIEFFINVFKLRFTPLNKFK, encoded by the coding sequence ATGAAATACTTGGTAGTTATACCAACCTATAATGAAAAAGAAAATATATCTGATTTGATAATAGCTATCAAAAATTTGTCCTTGTCTTTGGATATTTTGATAGTTGATGATAATTCTCCAGACAATACAGCCGGCCTGGTAGAAAATTTGCAAAATAAATATAGTGATAGTTTATTTTTAAAAAAACGTCCTGGTAAGCTAGGTCTTGGTTCAGCCTATCAAGAGGCATTTGAGTTTGCTAGAGAAAAAAAATATGATTTTGTGATATCTATGGATGCTGATTTTTCTCACAATCCAAAAGATATTATAAAGTTGGTAGAGCAAAGTCAAAATTTTGATATAGTGCTCGCTTCTAGAAAAATAAAAGGTGGCCAGATTGTAGGTTGGAACGCTTGGCGTCATTTGACCAGTAATGGTGCTATGGCAATTTCTAGATTGATATTGTCATTAAATACAAAGGATGTCACTGCTGGATTCAAGTGTTACAATAGAAAGTTTTTGGATTTTCTGAAAGACAAAAAAATAAAAAGCAATGGTTATGCTTTTCAGATTGAGATGATATATATTGCTGAAAAAAATAATTTTAGGATAAAAGAAATACCTTCGGTATTTTTGGATAGAGAAAAAGGAAAATCAAAGTTGTCCGCCAAAGATGCTATAGAATTTTTTATTAACGTTTTTAAATTAAGATTTACCCCGTTGAATAAATTTAAATAA
- a CDS encoding glycosyltransferase family 4 protein, with amino-acid sequence MEKVEQKIISNGVIDLKDISILMISFDTGLLNSSSSGDSISRHREYAKSLKRLDIIVLGKTNNSGSILSDNLQVYGVGNKFLSLYQAWVLAKDLMKKNKYDLVDTQDPHLTGLLGMFLKKKYKIKFELHFHGDFWDNPRWLALSFKHRIFNILQKKTVKNADAIRVVNKKIKEKLVFSGINESKIQVINTPVDTEKFVLDLDNQQISDIKNKYSNKKIILFVGRLVPEKNLTFLLELIKELKEKRNNFVLLLVGEGTEHDKLINFVNQNDLQDLVFFLGAKEHNELLVYYQAAYLSILLSVSESFGKVIIESGLSATPTLASRSLGPSAIIEDGQNGWLVDINDLENTTAKLVYLLDNEDLVKLIGIKIKQEFADTYSRGRTFGQVKDFWFKIVNNQL; translated from the coding sequence ATGGAAAAAGTAGAGCAAAAAATAATTTCTAATGGGGTGATAGATTTGAAAGACATTTCAATATTAATGATTAGTTTTGATACTGGGCTCTTAAATAGCTCTAGTAGTGGGGACTCTATTAGCCGTCATCGAGAGTATGCCAAGAGCCTCAAACGTCTGGATATCATTGTCTTGGGTAAAACCAATAATTCCGGCAGTATTTTATCTGACAATCTTCAGGTCTATGGAGTGGGCAACAAATTTTTGTCTTTGTATCAAGCTTGGGTTTTGGCCAAAGATTTGATGAAAAAAAACAAATATGATTTGGTTGACACTCAGGATCCTCATTTGACTGGGCTTTTGGGCATGTTTTTAAAAAAGAAATACAAAATAAAATTTGAGCTTCATTTTCACGGTGATTTTTGGGACAATCCACGCTGGTTAGCCTTATCTTTTAAACATCGCATTTTCAATATTTTGCAGAAAAAAACAGTCAAAAATGCTGATGCTATCAGGGTAGTAAACAAAAAAATAAAGGAAAAGCTGGTTTTTTCAGGTATTAATGAAAGTAAAATACAGGTGATTAATACCCCGGTTGATACGGAAAAATTTGTATTGGACCTAGATAACCAGCAGATATCCGATATAAAAAATAAATATTCCAATAAAAAAATAATACTTTTTGTCGGTCGTCTGGTGCCAGAAAAAAATCTCACTTTCCTTTTGGAGCTCATTAAAGAACTGAAAGAAAAAAGAAATAATTTTGTTTTGCTTTTGGTTGGCGAGGGCACAGAGCATGACAAATTAATAAATTTTGTTAATCAAAATGATTTGCAGGATTTGGTATTTTTTTTGGGAGCCAAAGAGCATAATGAATTATTGGTTTATTACCAAGCCGCTTATTTATCTATTCTCTTGTCAGTTAGTGAGAGTTTTGGCAAAGTGATTATTGAATCAGGTTTGTCTGCTACACCTACTTTGGCATCCAGATCACTAGGTCCTTCAGCTATTATAGAAGATGGTCAAAATGGCTGGCTGGTGGATATAAATGATTTGGAAAATACTACTGCTAAATTAGTATACCTCTTGGATAATGAAGATTTGGTAAAATTAATTGGTATCAAAATCAAACAGGAGTTTGCCGATACTTATAGTCGTGGTCGGACATTTGGTCAGGTAAAAGACTTTTGGTTTAAAATAGTAAATAATCAGTTATGA
- a CDS encoding glycosyltransferase family 4 protein, translating to MKIVIATGIFVPELGGPATYAPNIAREFIKMGHKVEVLTYSDKARYDFDSGFGYPVFRIKRANKLLNYWRYFQKLQKIAKNADIIYSFDHFSAGIPTALFCRIYKKPFYIRVGGDFIWERYLDMTGALVTLHDFYKRGIHKQAENFRFKIIRFIFRQATGIIFTTSFQKEIFKKYYELADNKLFIIKNPIVLSDAIVREQVSKEIIFSGRFIHKNNILNFIRAFHDIHDHSYTLVLIGEGPLKKDIQNLIAELGADNIHMEEKLSRQDLKKRIANAYLLVWPSLTDISPNSMLEAVSLNVPILSTSEIGFSWLRDKIRTFDPLSYQDMTRAIDELLDEKVYQDYTKVISELNYDYSYNQAARDTITIFAK from the coding sequence GTGAAAATAGTGATAGCAACAGGAATTTTTGTGCCAGAGCTTGGTGGCCCAGCTACTTATGCTCCCAATATTGCCAGAGAATTTATAAAAATGGGGCACAAAGTAGAAGTACTTACTTATTCTGACAAGGCTAGGTATGATTTTGACAGTGGTTTTGGCTACCCTGTTTTTAGGATAAAACGAGCCAATAAATTGCTTAATTATTGGAGATATTTTCAAAAGCTTCAAAAAATAGCCAAAAACGCCGATATTATATATAGTTTTGATCATTTTAGTGCCGGTATTCCTACAGCTTTATTTTGCCGTATTTATAAAAAGCCATTTTATATTAGGGTCGGTGGTGATTTTATTTGGGAAAGATATTTGGATATGACAGGTGCCTTGGTTACTTTACATGATTTTTATAAACGAGGTATTCATAAGCAAGCAGAAAATTTTAGGTTCAAAATCATAAGATTTATTTTCAGGCAGGCTACGGGCATTATTTTTACTACTAGTTTCCAAAAAGAAATTTTTAAAAAATATTATGAATTAGCAGATAACAAACTTTTTATTATCAAAAATCCAATTGTCTTATCAGATGCTATTGTCAGAGAGCAAGTCAGTAAAGAAATAATTTTTTCAGGACGCTTTATTCACAAAAATAATATATTGAATTTTATCAGAGCCTTTCATGATATTCATGATCATTCATACACTTTGGTACTCATTGGTGAAGGGCCTCTCAAAAAAGATATACAAAATTTAATTGCTGAGCTTGGTGCCGATAATATTCACATGGAAGAAAAACTTTCTCGTCAGGATTTGAAAAAAAGAATTGCCAATGCCTATCTGCTAGTCTGGCCGTCACTGACTGATATCAGCCCCAATTCAATGCTTGAAGCAGTCAGTCTCAATGTGCCAATACTAAGTACCAGTGAAATTGGTTTTTCTTGGTTGCGTGATAAGATTAGAACTTTTGATCCATTGAGTTATCAGGATATGACTAGGGCCATTGATGAACTGCTTGATGAAAAAGTTTACCAAGATTATACAAAAGTTATTTCAGAGCTTAATTATGATTATTCTTATAATCAGGCAGCCAGAGATACTATAACTATTTTTGCTAAATAA
- a CDS encoding GIY-YIG nuclease family protein: MRQYFVYILANHKQGTLYTGVTNDLIVRVWQHKEKLDNKSFTSRYSINKLVYYEIYEDAYEAISREKQIKAGSRQKKIDLIEKYNKNWANLYNKL, translated from the coding sequence ATGAGACAATATTTTGTTTATATTTTGGCTAATCATAAACAGGGTACATTATATACAGGAGTAACAAATGATTTAATTGTTAGAGTATGGCAACATAAAGAAAAACTAGATAATAAATCATTTACATCACGATATAGTATCAATAAATTAGTATATTATGAAATATATGAAGATGCTTATGAAGCTATATCTAGAGAAAAGCAAATTAAAGCGGGGTCAAGACAGAAAAAGATTGATTTAATAGAAAAATATAATAAAAATTGGGCTAATTTATATAATAAATTGTAA
- a CDS encoding glycosyltransferase family 4 protein — MKKILIFSLAYHPYVGGAEVAIKEITDRLPNYEYYMITNQFDATWSKEEKIGNINVRRIGNGKKWDKYIYPFRATIYAINLNRIIKFDFAWSMMAFYAGLAALLFKYNTKVPYLLTLQSGDSDAFLRKRTWFWDYYYKRIYREPKVTQVISKWLGERSRRMGNKGEILLVPNAADLNVFKNTLDQDGIAKIREELGVQIDQTMIVTTSRLVLKNGIDDLIKAVHFLVYKMGINTKLVIFGSGPDEQKLRNLAVEKKVTDNVLFMGYTDYKKLPPYVESADIFCRPSLSEGFGNSFVEAMAVGTPIIATRVGGIPDFLQDGQTGLFCEVRNPASIAEAVSKYVKNPELYKSIVQRGQELVKEKYSWDKVASQMDRVYQRMLGK, encoded by the coding sequence ATGAAGAAAATTCTTATTTTTTCTCTGGCCTACCATCCATATGTTGGCGGAGCAGAAGTAGCAATTAAAGAAATTACTGATAGGTTGCCAAATTATGAGTATTATATGATTACCAATCAGTTTGATGCTACTTGGTCCAAAGAAGAAAAAATTGGCAATATTAATGTCCGTCGTATTGGTAATGGTAAAAAATGGGACAAATATATTTATCCTTTCAGGGCAACTATTTATGCTATCAATTTGAATAGAATTATAAAATTTGATTTTGCCTGGTCTATGATGGCTTTTTATGCCGGTCTGGCAGCTTTACTTTTTAAGTATAACACAAAAGTCCCATATCTACTTACCTTGCAGAGCGGAGACAGTGACGCATTTTTGAGAAAAAGAACTTGGTTTTGGGATTATTATTACAAACGTATTTATCGTGAACCAAAAGTAACTCAGGTAATTTCCAAGTGGCTTGGCGAAAGATCACGCCGGATGGGTAATAAAGGTGAAATATTACTCGTGCCAAATGCGGCTGACTTGAATGTTTTCAAAAACACTCTTGATCAAGACGGTATTGCCAAGATTAGAGAGGAACTAGGAGTGCAGATTGATCAGACTATGATTGTCACCACCTCTAGATTGGTTTTAAAAAATGGAATAGATGATTTGATAAAAGCTGTTCATTTTCTGGTTTACAAAATGGGTATCAATACTAAGCTTGTTATTTTTGGTTCTGGACCTGATGAGCAAAAACTTCGTAATTTGGCTGTTGAAAAAAAAGTCACTGACAATGTTTTGTTTATGGGCTATACCGATTACAAAAAATTACCGCCTTATGTAGAGTCAGCTGATATTTTTTGTCGTCCGTCATTGTCTGAAGGCTTTGGTAATTCTTTTGTAGAAGCTATGGCAGTTGGTACGCCCATCATTGCTACTAGAGTCGGTGGTATTCCTGATTTTTTACAAGACGGTCAAACTGGATTATTTTGTGAAGTCAGAAATCCGGCTTCCATTGCCGAGGCAGTATCTAAATATGTCAAAAATCCAGAGCTTTACAAATCAATTGTCCAGCGTGGTCAGGAATTAGTAAAAGAAAAATATTCTTGGGATAAAGTAGCTAGTCAGATGGATAGAGTTTATCAAAGAATGTTGGGAAAATAA
- a CDS encoding glycosyltransferase family 4 protein: MTKISENAKNTPHLEGKKILYLVTQTKWGGAQKYVLQMAGYFKKHNEIHIAHGKSSTDDQRFLNSAKKLDIKTIELPYLVRNIDLSKDYLAMIDIYKLLNKEQYEIIHLNSSKTGLLGALAARLYASNPINTKIRVVYTAHGFVFNEPLSKTRKKLYRFSEKFSTAIQNVIITVSDYDKASAIENKITPDAKMITIHNGLDFDKYNFYEKKEALKKLSLNPDKKYFGTIASFYPTKGYQYLIEAIKMLLAKDSPIIKNYNWALIGDGPEMENIKKLAKDQGVENYIKFLGQIDNAYKYLPAFDIFVLPSVKEGLPFTILEAGLAQVPTIASRVGGISEIITDQKTGLLVSPADPLSLVESMEKMSSDNELANNIAHQNYQNIKNNFNLTNTLEKTEKIYLGLF; the protein is encoded by the coding sequence ATGACTAAAATTAGCGAAAATGCTAAAAATACACCACATTTAGAAGGCAAAAAAATCCTATATTTGGTCACCCAGACCAAATGGGGCGGTGCCCAAAAATATGTCCTGCAAATGGCTGGCTATTTCAAAAAGCACAATGAAATACACATTGCCCATGGGAAAAGCTCTACTGATGACCAAAGATTTTTAAATAGTGCCAAAAAGCTGGACATCAAAACAATAGAACTACCATATCTGGTCAGAAATATAGATTTGAGCAAAGACTATCTAGCAATGATAGACATTTATAAATTACTCAATAAGGAACAGTACGAAATCATACATCTCAATAGTTCCAAAACCGGACTACTCGGCGCATTAGCTGCCAGACTATACGCTAGCAATCCAATCAACACAAAAATAAGAGTTGTTTATACTGCCCATGGTTTTGTCTTCAATGAGCCACTTTCCAAAACCAGAAAAAAACTCTACAGATTTTCTGAAAAATTTTCTACTGCTATCCAAAATGTCATAATTACCGTTTCAGATTATGACAAAGCAAGCGCCATAGAAAACAAAATCACTCCTGACGCTAAGATGATTACTATTCATAATGGACTTGATTTTGACAAATACAATTTTTATGAAAAAAAAGAAGCCCTAAAAAAACTGAGCCTGAATCCTGACAAAAAATATTTTGGTACTATTGCCAGTTTTTATCCGACCAAAGGCTATCAATATCTGATAGAGGCTATCAAAATGCTACTGGCCAAAGATTCACCTATTATAAAAAATTATAACTGGGCACTAATTGGTGACGGACCAGAAATGGAAAATATAAAAAAATTGGCCAAAGACCAGGGTGTAGAAAATTATATAAAATTTTTGGGACAAATTGATAATGCCTATAAATATCTTCCTGCTTTTGATATTTTTGTTCTGCCATCAGTCAAAGAGGGTCTGCCATTTACAATTTTGGAAGCTGGATTGGCCCAAGTACCTACTATCGCTAGCCGAGTAGGTGGAATATCTGAAATAATTACTGATCAAAAAACAGGTCTGCTTGTCAGCCCAGCCGATCCCCTATCACTGGTTGAGTCCATGGAAAAAATGTCATCTGACAATGAATTGGCCAATAACATAGCTCATCAAAATTATCAGAATATAAAAAACAATTTTAACCTTACAAATACTCTGGAAAAAACAGAAAAAATATACTTAGGATTGTTCTAA
- a CDS encoding O-antigen ligase family protein, with protein sequence MLVKNLDNMIEKVIKLLMPIIFFLPLFISSDFYFPFIGPRNFLFRIMVTVILGLYLFLFIRQPKKYKPLKSNILVAYLVLAFILTVSSLINRDFLFSFWSNYERMDGLVTLYHLLAFFVVILGLYYRKKGWLLLLRTTVFVSFLVSFVALGQFFNFGFFFAQESGRVSAFFGNPAYLATYALFHFFFALYFFLKERLSILRFELVSFYILDILLIFSLFSNIVGSDSNIFSFLKNFMMAMFFIIPQIFLNINCYYQDKKIKKISSKYYFLVIAFLNFLAIFYSQTRGVIVGLGLAVLFVLFFLLLSKKVSTQYKRISALSLLLLLVMTTVFFVSRDSKYIQQTPTLGRIASISINDTTTQSRILTWSASLHGLVEKPVLGWGEENYYKVFNKYFPTEILRESDSRVWFDRPHNIFIQYAISGGLLGLLAYLSIFIFAFKSLYLYYKKTNDIQTFLLFSSLIIAYLVQNFFVFDSLNSYIPLVLFLAIIIFISHKENKINFDLQFPKRRPYLPAILVFILVISLGVYLTVPRAMANRNFFTVFSKMRYQDVFSFSYQNHLDFIEHINKYYLGKFEGRQLYGEYVENLLSKDNIYINDRQKALNLAEEQLLLNWQSQPASVRSDSFLINLYLKAGYEINPLYNQKNIDFINKVLPYSPSRTRLYYALGNSYIGVGNYPEAVAQFERARDMSPYIFESYFHLLVAYLYAGDLEAASQLVAQMEENLAQFYTQVLKNTPLDADIKVSAHLGQLADVYVSFAYLDEGIDLLEESLIKYPAQSNFLAKLALYYHQLGQEEKSAQYLGRLRVLDPLYAEEIKKLYLK encoded by the coding sequence ATGTTAGTAAAAAATTTGGATAATATGATTGAAAAGGTTATTAAATTACTAATGCCGATTATTTTCTTTTTGCCTTTGTTTATAAGTAGTGATTTTTATTTTCCTTTTATTGGACCACGCAATTTTTTGTTTAGAATAATGGTTACAGTTATTCTCGGTCTTTATCTTTTTCTTTTTATACGCCAACCAAAAAAATATAAACCACTTAAAAGTAATATCTTAGTAGCTTATTTAGTCTTGGCATTTATTTTGACAGTTTCCAGTCTAATAAATAGGGATTTTCTTTTTAGTTTTTGGAGTAATTATGAAAGGATGGATGGTCTGGTTACTCTTTATCATCTTTTGGCGTTTTTTGTTGTGATTTTGGGCTTATATTATCGCAAAAAAGGCTGGTTGCTTTTGCTTCGGACTACAGTCTTTGTCTCATTTTTGGTTTCTTTTGTAGCCCTTGGTCAATTTTTTAATTTTGGTTTTTTCTTTGCTCAAGAGTCTGGTAGAGTATCAGCTTTTTTTGGTAATCCTGCATATCTAGCTACTTATGCTTTATTTCATTTTTTCTTTGCCCTGTATTTTTTTCTAAAAGAGAGGTTGAGTATTTTGCGTTTTGAGTTGGTCAGTTTTTATATTTTAGATATATTGTTGATATTTTCTCTTTTTAGCAATATCGTTGGATCGGATAGTAATATTTTTTCCTTTTTGAAAAATTTTATGATGGCTATGTTTTTTATAATACCTCAGATATTTCTGAATATAAATTGTTATTATCAGGATAAAAAAATAAAAAAAATAAGTAGTAAATATTATTTTCTGGTAATAGCTTTTTTAAATTTTCTGGCCATATTTTATAGTCAAACCAGAGGAGTGATAGTGGGGTTGGGGTTGGCTGTTTTGTTTGTTTTATTTTTTTTACTTTTATCAAAAAAAGTTTCCACGCAATATAAAAGAATATCAGCCTTATCTTTATTGTTGTTGCTGGTGATGACCACTGTATTTTTTGTGTCACGGGATAGCAAATATATACAGCAAACTCCTACTTTAGGAAGAATTGCCAGTATATCTATCAATGATACAACAACCCAATCTCGTATTTTGACTTGGAGTGCATCTCTGCATGGCCTAGTTGAAAAGCCTGTTTTGGGTTGGGGGGAAGAAAATTATTACAAAGTTTTTAATAAATATTTTCCTACAGAAATACTTAGAGAGTCTGATTCCAGAGTTTGGTTTGATAGGCCTCATAATATATTTATTCAATACGCTATAAGCGGAGGTTTGCTTGGCCTACTGGCATATTTGTCTATTTTTATTTTTGCTTTTAAATCTTTATATCTTTATTACAAAAAAACCAATGATATTCAAACTTTTTTGCTTTTTAGTTCTTTGATTATTGCTTATTTGGTACAAAACTTTTTTGTGTTTGACAGCCTAAACAGTTATATACCATTGGTATTATTTTTGGCAATTATTATTTTTATTAGCCACAAAGAAAATAAAATAAATTTTGATTTGCAATTTCCCAAGAGGCGACCATATTTGCCCGCTATATTGGTTTTTATTTTGGTGATTTCACTCGGTGTTTATCTGACTGTGCCAAGAGCTATGGCCAATCGTAATTTTTTTACAGTTTTTAGTAAAATGCGTTATCAAGACGTTTTTTCATTTTCCTATCAAAATCATTTGGATTTTATAGAGCATATAAATAAGTATTATCTTGGGAAGTTTGAAGGTAGACAGCTTTATGGGGAATATGTGGAAAATCTTTTGTCTAAAGATAATATCTATATTAATGACAGACAAAAGGCACTGAATTTAGCCGAAGAGCAATTGCTATTAAATTGGCAGAGCCAGCCGGCCAGTGTGCGTTCTGATAGTTTTTTGATAAATCTGTATCTAAAGGCAGGTTATGAAATCAATCCTTTGTATAATCAGAAAAATATAGATTTTATAAACAAAGTATTACCATATAGCCCAAGCAGAACTAGATTATATTATGCTCTGGGTAATTCCTATATAGGGGTTGGTAATTATCCTGAGGCTGTAGCTCAATTTGAGAGAGCTAGAGATATGTCGCCATATATATTTGAGTCATACTTTCATTTACTTGTAGCTTATTTGTATGCAGGGGATTTGGAGGCGGCTAGTCAGTTGGTAGCTCAAATGGAAGAAAATCTAGCTCAGTTTTATACACAGGTATTAAAAAACACGCCCTTAGACGCTGATATAAAGGTATCTGCTCACTTGGGTCAATTGGCTGATGTCTATGTTTCCTTTGCTTATTTAGATGAGGGTATAGATTTATTGGAAGAGTCTTTGATAAAGTATCCAGCTCAGAGTAATTTTTTGGCCAAGCTAGCCCTCTATTATCATCAGCTTGGCCAAGAAGAAAAATCTGCCCAGTATTTGGGCAGACTTCGCGTATTGGATCCGCTGTATGCAGAGGAGATTAAAAAATTATATTTAAAATAG